The window GAATCGCTGATTCCAGACGTTCCATGAATGCGGGACTCCGCTTGGCCGCCCGGTCTGCCATAGATTCTCTGTACAGGGACAGTTTGCCCGGAATTTGTGTATCTATCTTATCCATTTATTCAATCCTTTCCCTAAAAATTACCTGCCTATCTCAAGGGCTTTGGCGACCATGTCCTTTGTGGTGGAAAGTGCCGTAACACTTGCCTCATAGCTTCGACGGGCCACCATCATGTCTGAGATTTCCGTTAAATGGTCCACGTTGGGCATCTTCACATACCCAGTGTCCGGATCTGCATCGGGATGGGCGGGGTTATACACCAGATGAAAATCCTCCTGGGATCTGACAATCTGATCCACCCTGACACCGGTGCCGTTATCCGGTTTTTTTTCGTCTTCAAACTCAATGGCAGACAATTCAATCTGACCGGACTGCTCTTTTCTGATTTTTTGCTGCACCACAGTTTCGAAGGAGTCAATATTATCGCCTTTAAACACCACCATTTTTCTGCGATAGGGTCCGCCGTCCTCACTTCTGGTGGTATCCACGTTGGCCAGGTTTTCAGCAATGACATTGAGTTTCATACGATGGGCTGCAAGGGCCGTCCCACTTATTTTTGCCGCATTCATTAAATCCATGGGTTATTTACCTCCCTCTTCAATGGCATAGTTGAGTATGGTCATTTTACGCAGCAGCATCTCGGCCGTGGATTTGAATTTTACGTTATTTTCCATCAGATTCATCATTTCCGTATCAATGTTCACCGAATCCAGGTGATAGATATCCACGTCTTCGCTCTCCATGCCGTTGATCTGACCGGAATTTCCTTCAATATTGCCGGCCAGATGTTTTGTATTGGTTTTGTCCAGGTAGTCTGGTTCAGGTTGGGTCATGGCCCGTTTGAGTGCGCTTTGAAAATCTATATCGCTGGGGGTATACCCGATGGTATCCATATTGGCGATATTGCCTGCGATCAGGTTATGGCGCCGGGTCGAGATGTCCATACTTTTTCCCATCATCTCGTAAGTGTGCCCGAAAATTCTTGAATCGGCCATTTTGATCTCCATTCATGTGAAAATTTATTAAATGTCCCGGTAACAACGGCAGAATATCAACACCGTAAACAAAATTAGCAAATTACATGCCTAAAATGAAAGCAGCAGGAATAATCAGAAAGGTTATTTGTATTCGTTGAGTTTATTTCGAAGGGTTCTGACACTGATTCCAAGGATTTTTGCCGCATGGGTCCGGTTCCCCTCGGTCTGATCCAGTGCCCGGAAAATCATTTTATGCTCCATCTCTTTGAGGGATCCCGCAGTGAAGTCCTCGTCCCCCAAGGACTCTGCTCCTGTCTCATCAAGAAGGGCAGGTGGTGCGTCATCGTCCATGAGCAGATCAGACGGGGTGATCATTTCGGTTTCAGCAAGAAGCACAGCGCGATGAATAATATTTTCAAGTTCCCGGACATTGCCTGGAAAAGCGTGATTGTGCAGGACCGCAAGGGCCTGGTCTGTCAATCCTTTGACAGACCTTGCGTCAATCCTGCAGTATTTTTGTATAAAAAAATCACTTAAAAGCCGGATGTCTCTAATACGCTCCCGCAACGGCGGGATGATAAGTGGAATTGTGTTGAGACGGTAAAACAGATCTTCCCGGAATTCCTGGTTCTCCACGGCAGCCTTGGCATCCCTATTTGTGGTGGCGATCACCCGGACATCCACATCAACGGGCTGGGTTCCTCCCACCCGGTCCACCACCTTTTCCTGGAGCACCCGCAGCAGTTTTGATTGCAGATGAAACTGCATTTCCGTGATTTCGTCCAGAAACAGGGTTCCCTTATCAGCCAGTTCAAACTTCCCGGCTTTTTTTGCCAATGCACCGGTAAACGCGCCTTTTTCATGACCGAACAGTTCGCTTTCCAGAAGGTTTTCCGGCAGGGCCGCACAATTTATGGCGATAAACGGCTGATTGTGACGCGCGCTTTTTTCATGCAGAAATCTTGCAAACAGCTCCTTGCCGGTGCCGCTTTCGCCCTGGATAAGCACCGATGCCGACGAATCCGCCACCCGGGCAGCAAGTTTGAGCAGATTGTGCATTTTCGGATCCTTGGTAATGATACTAACCGCTTTATGCGTAACTGATTTTTCCTTTTCTGCCGACGGGGCTGAAAGGGTAGCGGCCAAAGATTTTTTAACGCTGAGTTCAAGCTGTCTGGAGTCAACCGGTTTGATCAGATAATCCATGGCACCGTGCTGTATCAGGCTGACGGCATAGTCCATCACAGGCTCCGAGGTGAGGATAATGGTCTTTGGCAGCACTGTATCGGCATCAGCCGCCTGTTTAAGGAAATCCAGAGCAGAAAATCCCGGTGTGCCGTCATCGGCCACAACAACCTGAGGTTTTTGGGAACGCAGGTAACCAAGCGCACCTGAACCTTCGGGCACGGCATCAACCATAAAACCCATTCCTTCGAACAGGCTGGTATAGGTCATTCGTTCTTTGGGGTTTTCAACTATGAGAAATAATCTTTGTCCAGGCACGATGCCAAAGAATCCTTATGAATTTATCATTTTTTCCGTCAGCCCCATCGTGCTCAGCCTCTGCTGGGCAAGTCTGGCCCAAACAGAGTCGTAAGACTGCGCCACATGCTTAAATGTTTCTTTTGCCTTGTCCAGCGCGTTGCCTTTCTGGTAGGCATCCCCCAACAGAAAACCGATATTGGCTTTGGCCCGGTCACCATCTGAAAAATTAAGGGCCTTGGCAAAGGCATCGGCAGCCTGTCCATAGGCTTTCATTTCCAGGTAGGTTGAGCCCAACGTTTTATACGCATCTGCAAGTATCTCGTAGTTTTCGCCGGGAGCTGCGGCGAACGCCTTCACCGCGCGGGTCTGGAGTTCGGACGTTGTTTTCAGGTCTGTTTTTTTTTGGTAAACACCGGCACGAAGCATAAGTATCCGTCCCTTGCCCAGGGAGTCTTTACCCGCCTCATACGCCAGCACAAAATAATCATCAGCCTTGGAAAAACTGCCCTTTTCAAGAAAAATCTGTCCGATCCGAATCAGGGCTTCCACCCGGTTCGTATCTTTTGGGAACCTTTTGGTAAAGGCTTCTAACAGTTTTAACCCATCATCATCTCTGCCGGACTCATCCATGGCCTTGCCCAGGCCAAACAGAAGTAACGCCGGTCGCTCTTCTCTTCTATAAAGCTTGTAGGCAGAAATCAAATGATTAAATGCTTCCTCATACAGTCCGGCCTGTAAATATGCACTACCCACATAAAAGGGAATAAGGCGGCCTCCTATTTTGCGCAGCTTGAACTGCTCTTTTTCATATCTCATCAATATAGAGGTATATTCATCGGCCTTCAACTGTTCTTTGAACAATGCTTCGTAGGCTTTCTGCATCAGCTTGACTGCTTCGTACCGCAACCCCCTGGGATGGGTGGACAACAAAGTCTCAATTTCCTGGATGCACTTATCATACTCCCCGTTTTTCTGGTAGATTTCAGCCAGACGCATCATGGCAATCCGGGCATAGGTGTTGTCAGGGAACCGGGTTTTAATCATTTCGTAGATTTTGATTTTTTCATCATCGGTCTTTAAATACCTGGCAAGGCCAATGGAGGCATTTATATATCCCGGGGAGTCGGGATATTTTTCCCGGACCAATTCGTATAATTTGATCGCCTTTTCTTCCTGATTTTCCATGCCGAAGGCGTCGCCGGCTTTGCTTAAAGCCATGTCCGGATCTTTGGTGTTGGGGAACAGATTCAGGAGGCGAATGTAATTTTCCCGGGCCTCTTTGCTCAAA is drawn from uncultured Desulfobacter sp. and contains these coding sequences:
- the flgC gene encoding flagellar basal body rod protein FlgC encodes the protein MDLMNAAKISGTALAAHRMKLNVIAENLANVDTTRSEDGGPYRRKMVVFKGDNIDSFETVVQQKIRKEQSGQIELSAIEFEDEKKPDNGTGVRVDQIVRSQEDFHLVYNPAHPDADPDTGYVKMPNVDHLTEISDMMVARRSYEASVTALSTTKDMVAKALEIGR
- the flgB gene encoding flagellar basal body rod protein FlgB, with the translated sequence MADSRIFGHTYEMMGKSMDISTRRHNLIAGNIANMDTIGYTPSDIDFQSALKRAMTQPEPDYLDKTNTKHLAGNIEGNSGQINGMESEDVDIYHLDSVNIDTEMMNLMENNVKFKSTAEMLLRKMTILNYAIEEGGK
- a CDS encoding sigma-54 dependent transcriptional regulator — its product is MPGQRLFLIVENPKERMTYTSLFEGMGFMVDAVPEGSGALGYLRSQKPQVVVADDGTPGFSALDFLKQAADADTVLPKTIILTSEPVMDYAVSLIQHGAMDYLIKPVDSRQLELSVKKSLAATLSAPSAEKEKSVTHKAVSIITKDPKMHNLLKLAARVADSSASVLIQGESGTGKELFARFLHEKSARHNQPFIAINCAALPENLLESELFGHEKGAFTGALAKKAGKFELADKGTLFLDEITEMQFHLQSKLLRVLQEKVVDRVGGTQPVDVDVRVIATTNRDAKAAVENQEFREDLFYRLNTIPLIIPPLRERIRDIRLLSDFFIQKYCRIDARSVKGLTDQALAVLHNHAFPGNVRELENIIHRAVLLAETEMITPSDLLMDDDAPPALLDETGAESLGDEDFTAGSLKEMEHKMIFRALDQTEGNRTHAAKILGISVRTLRNKLNEYK